GCACGTCCGCCGGCTGCGGGAGAAGATCGAGGACGACCCGGCCGCGCCGCGCCGCATCCACACCGTCTGGGGCGTCGGCTACCGCTACGAGACGGCCGGCGGATGACCGACCTGCTGCTGATCGGCGGGTACGCGTTGCTGGCCGGCGGCGTCGTCGGTGCCGGCGGAGCGCTGGCCCTGCGCCTGCTGCGCGGCCGGTCGATCCTGGTGCACATCGTGCTGCTGCTGGCCGTCACCGTGCTCGCGGTCGTCGCCGGCGTGGTCACGGTCGCCTACGCGATGTTCCTGTCCGGCCACGACCTGAGCGTCGTGCTGGTCACGGTCGGCGCCTCGGCCGTGGTCAGCCTGCTCGTCGGCGGCCTGTTCGGGCGCCGGCTGGCCGCGGCCGCGGTCTGGGCCCGCGCGGCCCGTGACCGGGAACGCCGGCTGGAGGCCGGCCGCCGGGAGCTCGTCGCCTGGGTCTCGCACGACCTGCGCACGCCGCTGGCCGGGCTGCGCGCGATGGCGGAGGCACTCGAGGACGGCGTGGTCGGCGACCCGGCCACCGCGGCCGAGTACCACCGGCGCATCCGGGTCGAGGCGGACCGGATGACGCAGCTGGTCGACGACCTGTTCGAGCTGTCCCGGATCAACGCGGGCGCGCTGCGGCTGGCGCTCACCGCCGTACCGCTGCGGG
This genomic window from Catenuloplanes niger contains:
- a CDS encoding sensor histidine kinase — protein: MTDLLLIGGYALLAGGVVGAGGALALRLLRGRSILVHIVLLLAVTVLAVVAGVVTVAYAMFLSGHDLSVVLVTVGASAVVSLLVGGLFGRRLAAAAVWARAARDRERRLEAGRRELVAWVSHDLRTPLAGLRAMAEALEDGVVGDPATAAEYHRRIRVEADRMTQLVDDLFELSRINAGALRLALTAVPLRDLVSDALAGVAPLAVSRRITLDALETGWPVVHASERELARVISNLLVNSVRYTPAGGTVRVEAGRDHADVWLAVSDTCGGIPEPDLARVFDVAFRGERSRTPDPAHTGGGLGLAIVRGLVEAHGGRVGVRNTGGGCRFEVRLPAAVIER